Within the Streptomyces sp. NBC_00353 genome, the region TCCGGTGTGGCGTTACGCGACCGCCTCAAGCACCTCACACCAAAGGACGAGAAGGTGTTGCGTCTGGTCGGCGAGCACCAGGGCCGCCTGGCCTCTGGCGACCTCAAGGCCCGTTGCGAAGCCGGGCACAAGCACGACAACGACGCGTGGGCATCGCGGAAGCGTGACCTGACCGAGCAGTCGTCGTCGCGTATCGCGGGTGCGATCACGAAGGCCACGCACGACCAGTACGGCCTGGCCCGACGCTGTCTGCTCGCCCATGTCCAGAACCTTGAGGCCGGTATCCGCACGCTGCGGCACCGCCTGTCCCTCCCGATCGGGGAGAAAGGCAGCAAGCGGGTGCCGGGCGGGTACCGGTCCACGGGCGAGTGGTTCCGCAAGTCCCGCCGCCTGGCCACCCTGGAACACCGCCTCTACGTGGCCCGCGGCGACTGGAAGACCGGACATGTCCGTGTCGTTCGCGGCGGCCGGCGGCTGCTCAAGAACCGGCACAACCTTCAGGCCGCGCAGCTCACCGAGCGCGAGTGGCGTCAGCGTTGGGAGGCTGAGCGCTGGTTCCTCGCCGCAGACGGCGAGTCCGGAAAACGCTTCGGGAACGAGACGATCCGCGTCACCCCTGACGGCGAAGTGTCGATCAAGCTGCCCGCCCCGCTCGCCCACCTGGCCAACAGTAAGCATGGCCGGTACGTCCTTACCTCCAAGGTCGCGTTCGCGCACCGTGGGGACGAGTGGCACGACCGCACCGAGGCCAACCGTGCCGTCGCCTACCGCATCCACCTCGACGTGGAGCGAGGCCGCTGGTACCTCACCGCTTCGTGGGCCAGGCCCGCCGTGCAGACCATCCCGTTGGAGACCGCCCGGGCCCGGGGCATGGTCGGCGTCGACACGAATGCCGACCACTTCGCCGCATACCGGCTCGACCGGCACGGCAACCCGGTCGGCGACCCGCGCCGCTTCCCCTACGACCTGTCCGGCACCGCCGAGCACCGCGACGCCCAGATCCGGCACGCCCTGACTCGCCTCCTGCACTGGACCAAGCAGACCGGCGCGCAGGCGATCGGCATCGAAAACCTGGACTTCGCCGCCGAGAAGACCCGCGAGAAGCACGGCCGCAACAAGCGGTTCCGGCAACTCATCTCCGGTATGCCCACCGGCAAGCTCAAGGCCCGCATTGTCTCCATGGCCGCCGAACACGGCATCGCCATCGTCGCCGTCGACCCGGCATACACCTCGATGTGGGGCGACCAGCACTGGCGCAAGCCCCTGATCAGCAGGACTCGCAGCATGACTCGCCATGACGCCGCCTCGGTGGCCATTGGCAGGCGCGCCCTCGGGCACCCGATCCGGCGACGGACGGCACCGCCCCAGCATCACCAGAGAGATGATGCTGGGCATCGGACCGTCCAGGCCGATCCTGGTGACCGAGGGCGTGAGGAAACCCGCCGCCCCGTCGCGGAGCGTGCACACGATGCGCGTTGCCGGACAGGGACAACGAGAACGCGGGGGATCAGCGCATCCAAAACCGTTCGGGATGCGCGCAGTACTGGGACGTGGGCACAAGGCTCCCTCCTGGACACTGTTTAGGAACGGTTGGTGATCGAACCGATGGGCGCCAGCCAGTGATCGCGGCCGCCGAGACCCTCGACGACGGCGTCGGCCTGCGCCTGGGTCACGGTCGGCAGCGACAGATCGGCGTGCCGGAACAGGTCGTCGAGACTGAGGTCGCTCATCGAGAAGTAGTCCGGCAGTCCACGCCTGCCGTGGGCCGAGAGGGGCGAGCGGGCCTTGAGGTCGGCGACCTCGGACCGGCTCATCCCCATGAGTTCCTCGTACGTCGCGCGCAGCGCGGCAGTGTCGACCTTGCGGCCGCCGCCGTAGTGGCTCGGGGTGTCCCGGTGGTCGTGGTCGTTGTAATAGGCGCCGTTGCGGATGTTGGAGCCGAAGCGGTGTACGAAGCGGGCGCGGTTGGTGCCCAGTTCGACGAAGGTCGGGTGCGTGCTGGAGGCCAGCAGCGGGTTCTCCGCCTTCTGCCGGTCCGTGAGCCGGCAGCTCTCCAGCCAGGCTATGGCGTCCGGGACCCGGCGCAGGAACTCGTGGTCACCGGTGAGCCGGAAGTAGGCGAAGAGCTGCGACACGTTGGTCTGAGTGGTGTGGGTGACCAGTGCCCGCGGCTCGTAGGACCGGGCGCCGGCGGGAGCGCCGGCCGGTCGTCCGCCTGCTGCGCGGGCGAGGTGCTGGAGCCCCCAGCCGGCCTGCGGCCCCGGCTGCTGCATGCGATGGAGACAGGCCATGGCCCGCCGGACGTTGGGGATCAGGTCCCGGCGTCCAAGGGCGGTGATGCACATGAGCAGGAACTTGATGTTCTCGCCGAGCACGTTGTCGTTGAAGGTCACATGTCCGGTGTAGTCGCCGTCCTCCATGCCGTGCCTGATGCCGGACGGCAGCCACGACGGCAGCTCGTCCGGCCAGGGCGTCTGCTCGACGGAGCCGGAGAAGGACGGGAAACGCTGTGGCCAGCCGCCGTCGGCGACACCGCCGCGGTACTGCGCCGCGACGACGAAGCGGATCGCACGGTCCAGGGAGGCCTCGAACTTGGGGTGGGGCCGCTCCAGTTGGAGCCGGAGGATCAGCTGGGCGGCGGTCGAGGTCGCCG harbors:
- a CDS encoding transposase, which codes for MADKKKQLRTIAPPFVAVGPSGVALRDRLKHLTPKDEKVLRLVGEHQGRLASGDLKARCEAGHKHDNDAWASRKRDLTEQSSSRIAGAITKATHDQYGLARRCLLAHVQNLEAGIRTLRHRLSLPIGEKGSKRVPGGYRSTGEWFRKSRRLATLEHRLYVARGDWKTGHVRVVRGGRRLLKNRHNLQAAQLTEREWRQRWEAERWFLAADGESGKRFGNETIRVTPDGEVSIKLPAPLAHLANSKHGRYVLTSKVAFAHRGDEWHDRTEANRAVAYRIHLDVERGRWYLTASWARPAVQTIPLETARARGMVGVDTNADHFAAYRLDRHGNPVGDPRRFPYDLSGTAEHRDAQIRHALTRLLHWTKQTGAQAIGIENLDFAAEKTREKHGRNKRFRQLISGMPTGKLKARIVSMAAEHGIAIVAVDPAYTSMWGDQHWRKPLISRTRSMTRHDAASVAIGRRALGHPIRRRTAPPQHHQRDDAGHRTVQADPGDRGREETRRPVAERAHDARCRTGTTRTRGISASKTVRDARSTGTWAQGSLLDTV
- a CDS encoding pectate lyase, with translation MSRRTFSRLAVAPAAALVIGSAGRASAAGDTPRTAPAPASASASARTRGEIAAAVDRVTTFMDEHVSYGGGYVWSYLPDLSTTWGEMEARRTMCWIQPPGTPSVGHSLLDAYHATGSEACYRAAKRTGLALADAQLACGGWNYIHDTAGQGSLRKWYETIGANGWRLEEFQHFYGNATFDDAATSTAAQLILRLQLERPHPKFEASLDRAIRFVVAAQYRGGVADGGWPQRFPSFSGSVEQTPWPDELPSWLPSGIRHGMEDGDYTGHVTFNDNVLGENIKFLLMCITALGRRDLIPNVRRAMACLHRMQQPGPQAGWGLQHLARAAGGRPAGAPAGARSYEPRALVTHTTQTNVSQLFAYFRLTGDHEFLRRVPDAIAWLESCRLTDRQKAENPLLASSTHPTFVELGTNRARFVHRFGSNIRNGAYYNDHDHRDTPSHYGGGRKVDTAALRATYEELMGMSRSEVADLKARSPLSAHGRRGLPDYFSMSDLSLDDLFRHADLSLPTVTQAQADAVVEGLGGRDHWLAPIGSITNRS